A single genomic interval of Novosphingobium ginsenosidimutans harbors:
- a CDS encoding site-2 protease family protein: MNETLFQAAALILPLIFAIVFHEVAHGLTARALGDPTAAQMKRLSLNPLRHVDPFGTVILPGLLKLTGLPVFGWAKPVPVVKERLRNPRRDMMIVAAAGPGSNFVLAAIGAVLLGLLLGSYQALQEPSLVARFVALNLVNFITINVFLALFNLLPIPPFDGGHIVEGLLPPRLARKWAGMHSKALLIMILLLVVLPWLSPSLSVVSWLVVPPVEWVIGQYMALAATFAGG, translated from the coding sequence ATGAACGAAACCCTGTTCCAGGCCGCAGCGCTGATCCTGCCGCTGATCTTTGCCATCGTCTTTCACGAGGTGGCGCACGGACTGACGGCGCGGGCTTTGGGCGATCCGACTGCGGCGCAGATGAAGCGCCTCAGCCTCAACCCGCTGCGCCATGTTGACCCCTTCGGCACGGTGATCCTCCCCGGCCTGCTCAAGCTCACCGGCCTGCCGGTGTTCGGCTGGGCCAAGCCGGTGCCGGTGGTGAAAGAGCGGCTGCGTAACCCGCGCCGCGACATGATGATCGTGGCCGCCGCTGGGCCGGGCAGCAATTTTGTGCTGGCTGCGATCGGGGCCGTGCTGCTGGGCTTGCTGCTGGGCAGTTACCAGGCGCTGCAGGAACCTTCGCTGGTGGCGCGGTTCGTGGCGCTGAACCTGGTCAACTTCATCACGATCAACGTCTTCCTGGCGCTGTTCAACCTCTTGCCGATCCCGCCGTTCGATGGTGGCCATATCGTCGAAGGCCTGCTGCCGCCGCGCTTGGCGCGCAAGTGGGCGGGAATGCACAGCAAGGCGCTGCTGATCATGATCCTGCTGCTGGTCGTGCTGCCCTGGCTCTCACCCAGCCTTAGCGTGGTGAGCTGGCTGGTGGTGCCGCCGGTCGAGTGGGTGATCGGCCAGTACATGGCGCTCGCCGCCACCTTTGCCGGGGGCTGA
- a CDS encoding NYN domain-containing protein, protein MTIVRVYIDGFNVYHAIEQQGDPRLKWLNYWQLSQSLLRPGETLDAVHFFTAVWRFETTKQKRHENFIAALDAYGVQVHQGDFGKPKKWCATHERFCKFREEKQTDVGIAVRMLVDASGGQPQRMILVTADSDQIPTARALRQMDHISLTLAFPPGRAGEARELGELIPDRLELKPERLLTHQLPRSVHKDGRLVATMPAIYRR, encoded by the coding sequence ATGACAATCGTTCGGGTCTACATAGACGGCTTCAACGTTTACCACGCAATTGAGCAGCAGGGCGATCCCCGCCTAAAATGGCTCAACTACTGGCAGCTTTCGCAAAGTCTGCTGCGGCCCGGTGAAACTCTAGACGCGGTGCATTTCTTCACAGCAGTATGGCGCTTCGAAACGACCAAGCAAAAGCGCCACGAAAACTTTATCGCAGCGCTAGATGCGTATGGCGTCCAAGTTCACCAAGGCGATTTCGGCAAACCAAAGAAATGGTGTGCGACCCACGAAAGGTTTTGCAAATTTCGGGAAGAGAAACAGACTGACGTTGGCATTGCAGTCAGAATGCTGGTCGATGCCTCTGGCGGGCAACCCCAAAGAATGATTCTTGTTACAGCTGATAGCGACCAGATTCCGACGGCACGAGCGCTGCGGCAAATGGATCACATTTCACTAACGCTCGCGTTTCCGCCCGGTCGCGCAGGTGAAGCGCGCGAGCTTGGGGAATTGATACCGGATCGCCTTGAACTGAAGCCCGAACGGCTTCTGACCCACCAGCTTCCGCGCTCAGTCCACAAAGATGGCAGGCTGGTGGCTACGATGCCTGCCATTTATCGCCGGTAG
- a CDS encoding YfjI family protein, with translation MNCPLDLVSIPALVSAGALIGRRIGIRPQQRTSWLEVGNLWGCVVARPGSLKSPAASEALAPIKRIEALAAEANREAQAAFKVGEALYKLEKEEADKAARRRLSGEGKESARAMLESVTAPEPPTERRHLTSDATAEKLGEICKANPFGIMMHRDELISLFDDLDGSEKASAKGFFLSAWSGTEGYTFDRIGRGTVHIPAVNLSVFGTTQPARLASYMRENLRRHDDGMVQRLQLIAWPDSTGQYQEVDRYPDSDARRLAHECYQGLAALDPRELKADWDEFDGPHGVPFLRFAGDAQELFSEWRAVLEARLAGDELSAPLASHLSKYRGLVPRLSLVCHLANNSFGPVSLEAVRQALRWAEYLESHAVRAYASTSLDNAEAARAIWRHVRKGDLGDPFTLRDVQRKGWSGLQANERIAAGLEALSDADWLRPAPTEAGEKGGRPSTPYQINPKALRA, from the coding sequence ATGAACTGCCCGCTCGATCTGGTGTCGATCCCGGCGTTGGTGTCTGCTGGTGCCTTGATCGGCCGGCGAATTGGCATTCGTCCCCAGCAACGCACCTCATGGCTGGAGGTCGGCAATCTCTGGGGATGCGTTGTCGCGCGTCCGGGCAGCCTGAAAAGCCCAGCCGCAAGCGAAGCGCTCGCCCCGATCAAGCGCATTGAAGCGCTGGCAGCCGAGGCTAACCGCGAGGCGCAAGCTGCGTTCAAGGTTGGCGAGGCGCTCTACAAGCTGGAGAAGGAAGAGGCCGACAAGGCCGCGCGGAGGCGCCTGAGCGGAGAGGGAAAGGAATCGGCGCGGGCCATGCTGGAAAGCGTGACGGCCCCGGAACCGCCGACCGAGCGGCGGCACCTGACAAGCGATGCCACAGCGGAGAAGCTGGGCGAGATATGCAAGGCCAACCCGTTTGGCATCATGATGCACCGGGACGAGCTCATATCGCTTTTCGACGATTTGGACGGCTCCGAAAAGGCATCGGCAAAGGGCTTTTTCCTGTCCGCTTGGAGCGGAACCGAGGGCTACACCTTTGACCGCATCGGGCGCGGGACGGTGCATATTCCTGCCGTGAACCTTTCGGTATTCGGCACGACCCAGCCCGCGCGGCTGGCAAGTTACATGCGCGAGAACCTGCGGCGGCATGATGACGGGATGGTGCAGCGGCTTCAGCTGATCGCGTGGCCTGATTCTACAGGCCAATATCAGGAGGTGGACCGCTATCCTGACAGCGATGCGCGACGGCTGGCCCATGAATGTTATCAGGGCCTGGCCGCGCTCGATCCACGCGAACTGAAGGCCGATTGGGACGAATTCGACGGACCGCACGGTGTCCCTTTCCTGCGATTTGCCGGGGATGCGCAGGAATTGTTTTCGGAATGGAGGGCGGTGCTAGAGGCGCGGCTTGCAGGCGATGAACTCTCCGCTCCATTGGCCTCGCACCTGTCCAAATATCGCGGACTAGTCCCCCGCCTGTCGCTGGTCTGCCACCTAGCGAACAATTCTTTCGGGCCTGTCTCACTGGAGGCTGTCCGGCAGGCGCTACGCTGGGCGGAATATCTCGAAAGCCATGCTGTGCGGGCCTACGCTTCAACCTCTCTCGACAATGCCGAGGCGGCCCGCGCGATCTGGCGGCACGTCCGCAAGGGCGATCTGGGCGACCCATTCACCCTGCGCGATGTGCAGCGCAAAGGATGGTCCGGCTTGCAGGCAAACGAGCGCATTGCGGCTGGGCTAGAGGCGCTCAGCGATGCCGATTGGCTGCGTCCGGCGCCAACCGAAGCGGGAGAGAAGGGCGGGCGACCCTCAACCCCCTATCAGATCAACCCCAAGGCATTGCGAGCCTGA
- a CDS encoding sensor domain-containing diguanylate cyclase yields MTAHDPSLNRRGGLLGWFGLGSRDDGASPATQSTRTVDRRQSARDRHLDEIGAFLSYHQLEANAQTLVVASNYLTGNDPQVVRLIDRRVQAREPVTLDWLEDALAEEGMGEEAEMLERLMQRLEQGVEEFGKTSRAAREATSAYHNELTREAGKLEAVPNTGAVITELASITKAMLKRTVEIEKAMHRSEEQTRNLKHKLEETRRSAEEDHLTGLPNRRAFEARYDAEYRAARAAAEPLCVAFCDIDHFKRVNDTHGHDAGDRVLKLVAENLARISNERCHVARHGGEEFVVLFRDSTIEEAFEKLDRLRAQLADRHLVNRATDVPIGQVTFSAGIADVFACGDRRLALKAADAALYRAKTDGRNRICVAEPDEAKPSQLAA; encoded by the coding sequence ATGACCGCACACGATCCTTCGCTCAACCGCCGTGGTGGGCTGCTTGGCTGGTTTGGCCTTGGCAGCCGCGACGACGGAGCTTCGCCCGCCACCCAATCGACCCGTACGGTCGACCGGCGCCAGTCCGCCCGCGATCGCCATCTTGACGAGATCGGCGCGTTCCTGAGCTATCATCAGCTCGAGGCGAACGCCCAGACGCTGGTCGTGGCGAGCAATTACCTGACCGGTAACGACCCCCAGGTCGTCCGCCTGATCGACCGCCGCGTCCAGGCGCGCGAGCCGGTAACGCTCGACTGGCTGGAGGACGCGCTGGCTGAAGAAGGCATGGGCGAAGAGGCCGAAATGCTCGAACGGCTGATGCAGCGGCTCGAACAGGGGGTCGAGGAATTCGGCAAGACCAGCCGCGCCGCGCGTGAGGCCACAAGCGCCTATCACAATGAACTAACGCGCGAGGCCGGCAAGCTTGAAGCCGTACCCAACACCGGGGCCGTAATCACCGAGCTTGCCAGCATTACCAAGGCGATGCTGAAGCGCACGGTCGAGATCGAGAAGGCCATGCACCGCAGCGAGGAGCAGACCCGCAACCTCAAGCACAAGCTTGAGGAAACGCGTCGCAGTGCCGAAGAAGACCATCTGACCGGCCTGCCCAATCGCCGCGCCTTCGAAGCGCGCTATGATGCCGAATACCGCGCCGCTCGCGCTGCGGCCGAGCCGCTCTGCGTTGCCTTCTGCGACATCGACCACTTCAAGCGGGTCAACGATACCCACGGCCACGATGCCGGCGACCGCGTCCTGAAACTGGTGGCAGAAAACCTAGCGCGAATTTCGAACGAGCGCTGCCATGTTGCCCGCCACGGCGGCGAAGAATTCGTGGTGTTGTTCCGGGATTCGACAATCGAGGAAGCTTTTGAAAAGCTCGACCGGCTGCGCGCGCAACTGGCCGACCGCCATCTGGTCAACCGCGCTACCGACGTGCCGATTGGCCAGGTGACCTTCTCGGCCGGGATTGCCGATGTCTTTGCCTGCGGGGATCGCCGGCTGGCCCTGAAAGCGGCCGATGCCGCGCTTTACCGGGCCAAGACCGACGGCCGCAACCGCATCTGCGTGGCGGAACCGGACGAAGCCAAGCCTAGCCAGCTGGCGGCCTGA
- the pnp gene encoding polyribonucleotide nucleotidyltransferase: protein MFDVKTVSMEWGGKTLTLETGRIARQADGAVLATYGETVVLCAVTAAKSVKEGQDFFPLTVHYQEKYFAAGRIPGGFFKRERGATEKETLVSRLIDRPVRPLFPEGFYNEINVIAQVLSYDGECEPDVLAMIAASAALTISGVPFMGPIGAVRVGYKDGEYLLNPKQEAAIKEGELDLVVAATGNAVMMVESEAKELSEEVMLGAVMFAHEECKKVANLIIDLAEKAAKDPWEIAISDNSAIKAKLKDLIGKDIAAAYKLTDKSARSAALNAARDKAKEAFAGEDAQTQMVAIKSVKKVEADIVRGAILKDGTRIDGRKVDQVRPIESIVGFLPRTHGSALFTRGETQAICTTTLGTKDAEQMVDGLEGLSYHRFMLHYNFPPYSVGEVGRFGAPSRRDTGHGKLAWRALQAVLPSHEEFPYTIRVVSDITESNGSSSMATVCGGALSMMDAGVPLKRPVSGIAMGLILEGDEFTVLSDILGDEDHLGDMDFKVAGTSEGITTMQMDIKVAGITKEIFEAALNQAKGGRAHILGEMTKALGSSRTELSAHAPRIETISIDKSKIRDVIGTGGKVIREIVATTGAKVDIDDEGIIKISSSDLSQIEAAKQWILGIVEEPEVGKIYDGKVVTIVDFGAFVNFMGGKDGLVHVSEMKNERVEKPTDVVSEGQAVKVKVLEIDPRGKVRLSMRVVDQETGAELEDTRPPREPREPRGDRGDRGGDRRPRRDGDRGGRGGDRGGRGGDRDRGPRRDREEGGNPDHIPAFLKGDD, encoded by the coding sequence ATGTTCGACGTCAAAACCGTAAGCATGGAGTGGGGCGGAAAGACCCTCACCCTGGAAACCGGCCGCATTGCCCGTCAGGCTGACGGCGCGGTCCTCGCCACCTATGGCGAAACTGTCGTGCTCTGCGCCGTCACGGCCGCCAAGAGCGTCAAGGAAGGGCAGGATTTCTTCCCGCTCACCGTCCACTACCAGGAAAAGTATTTCGCAGCCGGCCGCATCCCGGGCGGCTTCTTCAAGCGCGAACGCGGCGCCACGGAAAAGGAAACGCTGGTTTCCCGTCTGATTGACCGTCCGGTCCGTCCGCTGTTCCCCGAAGGCTTCTACAACGAGATCAACGTGATCGCCCAGGTGCTGTCCTATGACGGCGAGTGCGAGCCCGATGTGCTGGCGATGATCGCCGCCTCGGCCGCGCTGACCATTTCGGGCGTGCCCTTCATGGGTCCGATCGGTGCGGTTCGCGTGGGCTACAAGGATGGCGAATACCTCCTCAACCCGAAGCAAGAAGCTGCGATCAAGGAAGGCGAGCTTGATCTTGTCGTCGCCGCCACCGGCAATGCCGTGATGATGGTCGAATCCGAAGCCAAGGAGCTTTCGGAAGAGGTCATGCTGGGCGCCGTGATGTTCGCGCACGAAGAGTGCAAGAAGGTCGCCAACCTGATCATCGACCTGGCCGAAAAGGCCGCCAAGGATCCGTGGGAAATCGCGATCTCCGACAATTCGGCGATCAAGGCGAAGCTCAAGGACCTGATCGGCAAGGACATCGCCGCCGCTTACAAGCTGACTGACAAGTCGGCCCGCTCGGCCGCGCTGAACGCTGCCCGCGACAAGGCCAAGGAAGCCTTTGCGGGCGAAGATGCGCAGACCCAGATGGTTGCGATCAAGTCGGTCAAGAAGGTTGAGGCCGACATTGTACGCGGCGCGATCCTCAAGGACGGCACCCGCATCGATGGCCGCAAGGTCGATCAGGTTCGCCCGATTGAATCGATCGTCGGCTTCCTGCCGCGGACCCACGGTTCGGCACTGTTCACCCGCGGTGAAACGCAGGCGATCTGCACCACCACCCTGGGCACCAAGGATGCCGAGCAGATGGTCGATGGGCTGGAAGGCCTCTCGTACCACCGCTTCATGCTGCACTATAACTTCCCGCCCTACTCGGTCGGTGAAGTGGGCCGCTTCGGCGCCCCCAGCCGCCGCGACACCGGTCACGGCAAGCTGGCCTGGCGTGCGCTGCAGGCCGTGCTGCCCAGCCATGAAGAGTTCCCCTATACGATCCGCGTGGTCTCGGACATCACCGAGTCCAACGGTTCGTCGTCGATGGCTACCGTCTGCGGCGGCGCACTGTCGATGATGGACGCCGGCGTGCCGCTGAAGCGCCCGGTTTCGGGTATCGCCATGGGCCTGATCCTCGAAGGCGACGAGTTCACCGTGCTGTCCGACATTCTGGGTGACGAAGATCACCTGGGCGACATGGACTTCAAGGTGGCCGGCACCAGCGAAGGCATCACCACGATGCAGATGGACATCAAGGTGGCCGGCATCACGAAGGAAATCTTCGAAGCCGCGCTGAACCAGGCCAAGGGCGGCCGCGCTCACATCCTGGGCGAGATGACCAAGGCACTCGGCAGCTCGCGCACCGAACTGTCGGCCCACGCGCCGCGGATCGAAACGATCTCGATCGACAAGTCGAAGATCCGTGACGTGATCGGCACCGGCGGCAAGGTGATCCGCGAGATCGTTGCCACCACCGGCGCCAAGGTCGACATCGACGACGAAGGGATCATCAAGATCTCGTCGTCTGACCTGTCGCAGATCGAAGCTGCCAAGCAGTGGATCCTCGGCATTGTCGAAGAGCCGGAAGTTGGCAAGATCTACGACGGCAAGGTTGTGACGATTGTCGACTTCGGCGCGTTCGTGAACTTCATGGGCGGCAAGGACGGCCTCGTCCACGTCAGCGAAATGAAGAACGAGCGCGTTGAAAAGCCGACCGACGTGGTTTCGGAAGGCCAGGCCGTGAAGGTCAAGGTCCTCGAGATCGATCCGCGCGGCAAGGTCCGCCTGTCGATGCGCGTCGTCGATCAGGAAACCGGGGCCGAGCTGGAAGACACCCGCCCGCCGCGCGAACCGCGCGAACCGCGGGGCGATCGTGGTGACCGTGGCGGCGACCGGCGCCCGCGCCGTGATGGCGACCGCGGTGGCCGCGGCGGTGACCGTGGCGGACGTGGCGGCGATCGTGATCGCGGCCCGCGTCGGGACCGGGAAGAGGGCGGCAACCCCGATCACATCCCGGCCTTCCTGAAGGGCGACGACTAA
- the rpsO gene encoding 30S ribosomal protein S15, protein MSVTAEKKAEIINDNARAKGDTGSPEVQVAILTSRIQTLTEHFKAHHKDNHSRRGLLMMVNKRRSLLDYLKKKDVDRYNALIAKLGLRK, encoded by the coding sequence ATGTCGGTTACCGCCGAAAAGAAGGCTGAAATCATCAACGACAACGCCCGCGCCAAGGGTGATACCGGTTCGCCGGAAGTCCAGGTCGCGATCCTCACCTCGCGGATCCAGACCCTGACCGAGCACTTCAAGGCTCATCACAAGGACAATCACTCGCGCCGCGGCCTGCTGATGATGGTCAACAAGCGCCGTTCACTGCTCGACTACCTGAAGAAGAAGGATGTCGATCGGTACAACGCGCTCATCGCCAAGCTTGGTCTGCGCAAGTAA
- the truB gene encoding tRNA pseudouridine(55) synthase TruB, translating into MPHGWIILDKPLGLGSTQAVGAVKRVCREAGLGKVKVGHGGTLDPLASGVLPIALGEATKLCGRMLDASKVYAFTVQFGTETDTLDLEGKVIAESPVRPALADIEAVLPRFTGHIEQVPPAYSALKVDGMRAYDLARKGAAVELQSRAVTIHSLHREAAEADSVTLIASVSKGTYIRSLARDIALALGTVGHVTMLRRLKAGPFGIDQAISLDKLNEVGKGAPLENVLLPLEAGLVDIPALDLGPEQASMVRQGRVLTGLPHTDGLHWARLGPIPIALVELSGGAATVVRGFNLSDVAE; encoded by the coding sequence TTGCCGCACGGCTGGATCATCCTCGACAAGCCGCTTGGGCTTGGCAGCACCCAGGCGGTTGGTGCGGTAAAGCGCGTCTGCCGCGAGGCGGGACTGGGCAAGGTCAAGGTCGGCCACGGCGGCACGCTCGATCCACTGGCCAGCGGCGTCCTGCCGATTGCGCTGGGCGAGGCGACCAAGCTGTGCGGACGGATGCTCGATGCCAGCAAGGTCTATGCCTTCACGGTGCAGTTTGGGACTGAGACCGATACGCTGGACCTTGAAGGAAAGGTGATCGCGGAAAGCCCGGTGCGCCCGGCCCTGGCCGATATTGAAGCCGTGCTGCCACGCTTTACCGGGCATATCGAACAAGTTCCGCCGGCCTATTCCGCGCTGAAGGTCGATGGGATGCGCGCCTATGACCTGGCGCGCAAGGGCGCGGCGGTGGAACTGCAATCGCGGGCGGTGACGATCCATTCGCTGCATCGCGAAGCCGCAGAGGCTGATAGCGTCACCCTGATCGCCTCAGTCTCAAAGGGCACCTATATCCGCAGCCTTGCCCGCGACATTGCGCTGGCGCTTGGCACGGTCGGCCATGTCACCATGCTGCGCCGCCTCAAAGCCGGGCCGTTCGGGATCGATCAGGCGATTTCACTGGACAAATTGAACGAAGTGGGTAAGGGCGCGCCTCTTGAGAACGTACTCTTGCCGCTGGAGGCAGGGCTGGTCGACATCCCGGCTCTTGACCTCGGTCCGGAACAGGCAAGCATGGTCCGCCAGGGCCGGGTTCTGACCGGACTGCCCCACACCGACGGGCTGCATTGGGCGCGACTGGGACCTATTCCCATTGCGCTGGTGGAGCTTTCCGGTGGAGCCGCAACGGTGGTTCGGGGGTTCAATCTTTCCGATGTCGCGGAGTAA
- the hspQ gene encoding heat shock protein HspQ, producing MERATFFSPQAGKTVDAPQRAQARFGIGDVVRHRVFDFRGVVFDIDPVFANSEEWYESIPKEVRPHREQPFYHLLAENGDSSYVAYVSQQNLLADGDGGPVDHPSLDELFEDFRNGRYRLRRSMTH from the coding sequence ATGGAACGGGCGACCTTTTTCTCACCCCAGGCTGGTAAGACCGTCGATGCCCCGCAGCGGGCCCAGGCACGGTTCGGGATCGGCGATGTCGTGCGGCACCGCGTGTTTGATTTCCGCGGCGTGGTTTTCGATATCGATCCGGTCTTCGCCAACAGCGAAGAGTGGTACGAATCGATCCCCAAGGAAGTGCGCCCGCACCGCGAGCAACCGTTCTATCACCTGCTCGCCGAAAATGGCGACAGCAGCTATGTGGCCTATGTCAGCCAGCAGAACCTGCTCGCCGATGGCGATGGCGGGCCGGTAGACCACCCCTCGCTGGACGAGCTGTTCGAGGATTTCCGCAACGGGCGCTATCGCCTGCGCCGCTCGATGACGCACTGA
- a CDS encoding ABC transporter permease, whose translation MADQPVSPSVNATPQMPVAGLGQSTFPAQGVPVFHRFNRLGLWTLYMKEVRRFFKVQTQTIWAPAITTLLFLVIFTVAMGRGGRMVLGVNFATFIAPGLIVMGMMQNAFANSSFSFLAGKIQGTIIDYLMPPLSNAELMLALIGAAVTRAVLVGLALYGAMLLWPGVHLTLAHPWAIVWFGLMGAIMLATVGLLTSLWAEKFDHNAAVTNFVIAPLSLLSGTFYVIDNLAPVFQTVSRLNPFFYVISGFRFGFLGQSDIGDTNLAVLHGALGLGVLNLALAGLVYGLLRSGWKLKG comes from the coding sequence ATGGCCGATCAACCTGTATCCCCAAGCGTCAACGCCACCCCCCAGATGCCCGTAGCGGGTCTGGGGCAAAGCACATTTCCGGCCCAGGGAGTGCCCGTATTCCACCGGTTCAACCGGCTTGGGCTGTGGACCCTCTATATGAAGGAAGTGCGCCGGTTTTTCAAGGTGCAGACCCAGACGATCTGGGCCCCGGCAATCACGACGCTGCTGTTCCTGGTGATCTTCACCGTGGCCATGGGGCGCGGTGGGCGAATGGTACTGGGTGTCAACTTTGCCACTTTCATCGCCCCTGGCCTGATCGTCATGGGTATGATGCAGAACGCTTTTGCCAATTCCAGCTTCAGTTTCCTGGCCGGCAAGATCCAAGGCACGATCATCGATTACCTGATGCCGCCGCTGTCCAATGCCGAACTTATGCTGGCATTGATCGGTGCCGCCGTAACCCGCGCGGTGCTGGTCGGCTTGGCGCTCTATGGCGCGATGCTGCTCTGGCCCGGCGTCCACCTGACCTTGGCGCACCCCTGGGCGATCGTCTGGTTTGGCCTGATGGGGGCGATCATGCTGGCCACGGTTGGCCTGCTGACCTCGCTCTGGGCGGAAAAGTTCGATCACAACGCGGCCGTCACCAACTTCGTGATCGCGCCGCTCTCGCTCCTGTCGGGCACCTTCTACGTGATCGACAACCTGGCACCGGTGTTCCAGACGGTCAGCCGGTTGAACCCGTTCTTCTACGTCATCTCAGGCTTCCGCTTCGGTTTCCTGGGGCAGAGCGACATCGGCGATACCAACCTGGCCGTGCTGCACGGCGCGCTGGGGCTGGGCGTGCTCAACCTGGCGCTCGCAGGCCTGGTCTATGGGCTACTGCGCAGCGGCTGGAAGCTGAAGGGCTGA
- a CDS encoding helix-turn-helix domain-containing protein: MTTVTQSPEPLAYSVADACKVSSIGKTNLYKLIANGKLEARKVGKRTLIPAASLRALIEPGA, from the coding sequence ATGACAACCGTAACCCAATCCCCCGAACCGCTGGCCTATTCCGTTGCTGATGCCTGCAAGGTGTCCAGCATCGGCAAAACCAACCTCTACAAGCTGATTGCAAACGGCAAGCTTGAGGCACGCAAAGTCGGCAAGCGCACCTTGATCCCAGCCGCTAGCTTGCGGGCGCTGATCGAACCGGGGGCCTGA
- a CDS encoding DUF7146 domain-containing protein, translating into MTRLDLDAIRRANPLPAIAGKLVKLKLAGAEFKGCCPFHADRTPSFTIYSGGQRFQCFGCGAAGDVLDFVRRAYSVSLPEAAQILEAGNVPRAAVSGSKLAALEKRDRSPEALAVWQRAEAAAGTLAEAYLRSRGINPPYPAALRFLRLPCGNLGQTPCLICAVQDVGGAVTGIQRIFLAQDGQGKADLPKPKLSLGAIKGGAIRLGDLDGSGCLTVCEGPEDGLSLLEIMGGPVWVSAGTTFLPAMQFPPEVRSIVIGADNDSAGREAADKAARAFVERGLSVRIIRPLPDCKDFNDELRSAAHGC; encoded by the coding sequence ATGACGCGGCTGGACCTGGATGCGATCCGCCGCGCCAACCCTTTGCCGGCCATTGCGGGCAAGCTGGTGAAGCTCAAGTTGGCCGGGGCCGAATTCAAAGGCTGTTGCCCGTTCCATGCCGATCGCACACCCAGCTTCACCATCTACAGCGGCGGGCAGCGGTTCCAGTGCTTTGGCTGCGGCGCGGCTGGTGACGTGCTCGACTTTGTGCGGCGCGCATATTCTGTTTCGCTTCCCGAGGCCGCCCAGATTTTGGAAGCCGGCAATGTGCCGAGGGCAGCGGTTTCAGGATCGAAACTTGCGGCACTAGAAAAAAGAGATCGTTCGCCCGAGGCGCTGGCTGTCTGGCAGCGGGCGGAAGCAGCGGCAGGAACGCTCGCTGAGGCCTATCTTCGGTCCCGGGGCATCAATCCGCCGTATCCAGCCGCGCTGCGCTTCCTGAGGCTTCCCTGCGGCAATCTGGGGCAAACGCCCTGCCTGATCTGCGCCGTGCAGGACGTTGGTGGCGCTGTGACCGGTATTCAGCGCATTTTCTTGGCGCAGGATGGCCAGGGCAAAGCCGATCTGCCCAAGCCCAAGCTGTCACTGGGTGCGATCAAGGGCGGTGCGATCCGGCTGGGCGATCTGGACGGCAGCGGTTGCCTGACAGTGTGCGAAGGGCCGGAGGATGGCTTGTCGCTGCTGGAGATCATGGGCGGGCCGGTCTGGGTATCTGCCGGGACCACGTTTCTGCCTGCTATGCAGTTCCCGCCGGAGGTCCGCTCAATCGTAATCGGCGCCGACAATGATAGCGCAGGACGCGAGGCTGCCGACAAGGCGGCGCGAGCTTTTGTCGAGCGCGGCCTGTCCGTTCGCATCATTCGCCCACTGCCGGACTGCAAAGACTTCAACGACGAATTGAGGAGTGCCGCTCATGGCTGCTAA
- a CDS encoding GcrA family cell cycle regulator, with product MSWTDERIERLTKMWEGGATASQIAEELGGVSRNAVIGKAHRLGLKARPSPVKPNEKEAAPAPAPRAPKAEAAPRPAPAPRPAPAAAPRAPAPAPAAAAPTGDAAPAPAGPRIVSVGPGGFLRQGPGDQQAPIPPAPPRRLVPAKPSPEMADKTSLLDLNDRICRWPMGHPGEPDFHFCGEKVNPGFPYCVEHCGRAFQAQLPRGHRRPPPPLPFGGPRVR from the coding sequence ATGAGCTGGACCGACGAACGGATCGAAAGACTGACCAAGATGTGGGAAGGCGGCGCAACCGCCAGCCAGATCGCCGAGGAGCTTGGCGGGGTCAGCCGCAATGCCGTGATCGGCAAGGCGCACCGCCTCGGCCTCAAGGCCCGTCCCAGCCCGGTCAAGCCGAACGAGAAGGAAGCTGCTCCTGCACCGGCACCGCGCGCGCCCAAGGCAGAGGCTGCGCCGCGACCGGCCCCCGCCCCACGCCCGGCTCCGGCCGCCGCGCCCCGCGCGCCGGCTCCCGCGCCCGCCGCTGCCGCGCCGACTGGCGATGCGGCACCCGCGCCCGCCGGCCCGCGCATTGTCTCGGTAGGCCCCGGCGGCTTCCTGCGTCAGGGCCCTGGCGACCAGCAGGCTCCGATCCCGCCGGCTCCGCCGCGCCGCCTGGTGCCAGCCAAGCCCAGCCCGGAAATGGCCGACAAGACCAGCCTGCTCGATCTGAATGACCGGATCTGCCGTTGGCCGATGGGCCACCCGGGCGAGCCGGACTTCCACTTCTGCGGTGAGAAGGTGAACCCAGGCTTCCCCTATTGCGTCGAGCATTGTGGACGCGCCTTCCAGGCCCAGCTTCCGCGCGGCCACCGCCGCCCGCCGCCGCCACTGCCGTTTGGCGGTCCGCGCGTTCGCTAA